A section of the Quatrionicoccus australiensis genome encodes:
- a CDS encoding sulfate ABC transporter substrate-binding protein: MRFNTTRRGLIALALGLAFGSNAFADVNLLNVSYDPTRELYQEYNAAFAKHWKAKTGETVNIKASHGGSGKQARAVIDGLDADVVTLALAYDIDEVAEAGLLAKDWQKKLPLNASPYTSTIVLLVRKGNPKGIKDWADLAKPGVEVITPNPKTSGGARWNYLAAWAYAKNLKGGSDATAKEFVKKIYGNVKVLDSGARGSTTTFVERGIGDVLIAWENEAYLSLKELGPDKFEIVTPSVSILAEPPVAVVDKIVDKKGTRKVATEYLNYLYSPEGQEIAGKNYYRPTDKKVAAKFAKQFANVKLFSIDKEFGGWTNAQKTHFGDGGVFDQIYVK, translated from the coding sequence ATGCGCTTCAACACTACCCGCCGCGGCCTGATTGCTCTGGCCCTTGGTCTGGCTTTCGGCAGCAATGCCTTCGCCGACGTCAATCTGCTCAACGTTTCCTACGATCCGACGCGCGAACTCTATCAGGAATATAACGCCGCCTTTGCCAAGCACTGGAAAGCCAAGACCGGTGAAACGGTCAATATCAAGGCTTCGCACGGCGGCTCCGGCAAGCAGGCGCGTGCTGTCATCGATGGTCTGGATGCTGACGTCGTGACTCTGGCGCTCGCCTACGATATCGACGAAGTCGCCGAAGCCGGCCTGCTCGCCAAGGATTGGCAAAAGAAGCTGCCGCTGAATGCCTCGCCGTACACTTCCACCATCGTGCTGCTGGTCCGCAAGGGCAACCCGAAGGGCATCAAGGACTGGGCTGACCTGGCCAAGCCGGGTGTCGAAGTCATTACCCCGAATCCGAAGACCTCCGGCGGTGCCCGCTGGAACTACCTGGCTGCCTGGGCTTACGCCAAGAACCTGAAGGGTGGCAGCGATGCGACCGCCAAGGAATTCGTCAAGAAGATCTACGGCAACGTCAAGGTCCTCGACTCCGGCGCCCGTGGTTCGACGACCACCTTCGTCGAGCGCGGTATCGGCGACGTACTGATCGCCTGGGAAAACGAAGCCTACCTGTCGCTCAAGGAACTCGGTCCGGACAAGTTCGAAATCGTGACGCCGTCTGTTTCCATCCTGGCTGAGCCGCCGGTTGCCGTGGTCGACAAGATCGTCGACAAGAAGGGCACCCGCAAGGTTGCCACCGAGTACCTGAACTACCTGTATTCGCCGGAAGGTCAGGAAATTGCAGGCAAGAACTACTATCGTCCGACTGACAAGAAGGTTGCTGCCAAGTTTGCCAAACAGTTTGCCAACGTCAAGTTGTTCTCCATCGACAAGGAGTTCGGTGGCTGGACCAATGCCCAGAAGACTCATTTTGGCGATGGTGGCGTGTTCGACCAGATCTACGTCAAGTAA
- a CDS encoding phasin family protein, whose amino-acid sequence MSTPSLVEHISSANQSTLDISHALLKNALDSVDQFNALSLAFARNILAEQVDAGKKLLAARTLPELFALPGALLQPQFEHFIAFVRGSQEIAGDARSELLQLLESRHGELNQSLTSALEHYGKTSGNSEIALAAVKSAISAANSAFENTSRAVRQVANLADSNLSAATTSAVRSTGTTSQTRKKAA is encoded by the coding sequence ATGAGCACGCCATCCCTTGTTGAACATATCAGTTCGGCCAACCAGTCCACGCTCGACATCAGCCACGCGCTGTTGAAAAATGCGCTCGACAGCGTCGACCAGTTCAATGCGCTATCCCTTGCCTTCGCGCGCAACATCCTCGCCGAACAAGTTGATGCCGGCAAGAAACTGCTCGCTGCACGCACGCTGCCCGAGCTGTTTGCCTTGCCCGGCGCCTTGCTCCAGCCGCAGTTCGAGCATTTCATCGCCTTCGTGCGCGGCAGCCAGGAAATCGCCGGCGACGCCCGGAGCGAACTACTTCAGTTGCTGGAAAGCCGGCATGGCGAACTGAACCAGTCACTGACCTCGGCGCTCGAGCATTACGGCAAAACCAGCGGCAATTCCGAGATCGCGCTGGCCGCGGTGAAGTCGGCCATCTCGGCTGCCAATTCGGCATTTGAAAATACCAGCCGGGCAGTGCGCCAAGTCGCCAACCTGGCCGACAGCAACCTCAGCGCCGCCACCACGAGCGCGGTGCGTAGTACCGGCACCACCAGCCAGACCCGCAAGAAGGCGGCCTAA
- a CDS encoding EAL domain-containing protein has product MPLSDLVRTLNAPSGVFPRHYSRSGLDQPFVAVDGRVFLHYANIRIDSVFLPVIETASGKQHGHVASFQAIGLKNRIPLLPEALFALPTDDEEFVYLDRLLRTLHALNYLTRPTRGNLLLKVHTRHVLSVPAHHGLAFEEILRPCGLFPEQVTLEINADAISDTAHLIRAVTSYRSRGYGIAISNLGRTRLDYTLLRELQPDIVRLDASLLTESPQVLRIIESLRQLPCRVLIEGKDIAQLSLPDLATEIDLLQANAPTLKLLQRQPETSAKSIRDAA; this is encoded by the coding sequence ATGCCACTCAGCGACCTCGTCAGAACACTCAACGCCCCCAGCGGGGTCTTTCCCCGGCATTACTCGCGCTCCGGCCTGGATCAGCCATTCGTCGCAGTCGATGGCCGGGTCTTCCTGCACTACGCCAACATTCGCATCGATTCGGTTTTTCTGCCCGTAATCGAGACAGCGAGTGGCAAACAGCATGGGCATGTCGCCTCATTTCAGGCCATCGGCCTGAAGAACCGGATCCCGCTGCTGCCGGAAGCGCTCTTTGCGCTGCCGACCGATGACGAAGAGTTCGTTTATCTCGATCGCCTGCTGCGCACACTGCACGCGCTGAACTACCTGACCCGGCCAACGCGCGGCAATCTGCTGCTCAAGGTGCATACCCGGCATGTGCTCAGCGTACCAGCCCATCATGGCCTCGCCTTCGAGGAAATCCTGCGCCCCTGCGGCCTGTTCCCCGAACAGGTCACGCTGGAAATCAACGCCGATGCAATCAGTGACACGGCACACCTGATCCGCGCCGTCACCAGCTACCGCTCGCGTGGCTATGGCATTGCGATCAGCAATCTCGGCCGCACCCGGCTCGACTACACCTTGCTGCGCGAACTACAGCCCGACATCGTCCGCCTCGATGCCAGCCTGCTCACCGAATCACCGCAAGTGCTACGCATCATCGAAAGCCTGCGCCAGCTTCCTTGCCGCGTATTAATCGAAGGCAAGGACATCGCTCAACTCAGCCTGCCTGACCTGGCTACGGAAATCGACCTGCTGCAGGCCAATGCGCCCACCCTCAAGCTTTTACAGCGGCAACCTGAAACCAGCGCAAAAAGCATTCGCGATGCCGCCTGA
- the gltX gene encoding glutamate--tRNA ligase produces the protein MKPVRTRFAPSPTGYLHIGGARTALFSWAFARRHGGTFVLRIEDTDVARSTPEAVQAIIDGMNWLGLEHDEGPFYQMQRMERYKEVIQQMLANGTAYYCYTTREELDALRAEQEAKKEKPRYDGRWRPEAGKTLPQPPADVPPVIRFKNPKDGVVAWDDQVKGRIEIANGELDDLIIARADGTPTYNFCVCVDDWDMGITHVIRGDDHVNNTPRQINILAALGAEVPQYAHLSMILGDDGAKLSKRHGAVSVMQYDEDGFLTEAVINYLARLGWSHGDDEVFSREQFVEWFDLDHITASAAQFNTEKLLWLNQHYMKLLPAAELAAKVQSRLAARGVDTSAGPDLEKAVVLYVDRCNTLNVLADAVEVFYKPVTPSPELLAQHLTDEIKPALADFATGIAGVAWEIPAISALIKETIAKHGLKMPKLAMPLRALLVGQTQTPSVDAVVELVGRERALANLQKYL, from the coding sequence ATGAAGCCTGTCCGCACCCGTTTTGCCCCCAGCCCCACCGGCTACCTGCACATTGGCGGCGCCCGCACCGCTCTCTTCTCCTGGGCCTTTGCCCGTCGCCACGGCGGCACTTTCGTGCTGCGCATCGAGGATACCGACGTCGCCCGCTCGACCCCGGAAGCCGTGCAGGCGATCATCGATGGCATGAACTGGCTGGGACTGGAACACGACGAAGGTCCGTTCTACCAGATGCAGCGCATGGAGCGTTACAAGGAAGTCATCCAGCAGATGCTGGCCAATGGCACCGCCTATTATTGCTATACGACGCGCGAAGAACTCGACGCGCTGCGTGCCGAGCAGGAAGCGAAGAAGGAAAAGCCGCGCTACGACGGGCGCTGGCGTCCGGAAGCCGGCAAGACCCTGCCGCAACCGCCGGCCGATGTGCCGCCGGTTATCCGCTTCAAGAACCCGAAGGACGGCGTCGTCGCCTGGGACGACCAGGTCAAGGGCCGCATCGAGATCGCCAATGGCGAGCTCGACGACCTGATCATCGCCCGCGCCGACGGCACGCCGACCTATAACTTCTGCGTCTGCGTCGACGACTGGGACATGGGCATCACCCACGTCATCCGCGGCGACGACCACGTCAATAACACGCCGCGCCAGATCAACATCCTCGCTGCGCTGGGCGCCGAAGTGCCGCAATACGCCCACCTTTCGATGATCCTCGGCGACGATGGCGCCAAGCTGTCGAAGCGTCATGGCGCGGTCTCGGTCATGCAGTACGACGAAGACGGCTTCCTGACCGAAGCCGTGATCAATTACCTGGCCCGCCTCGGCTGGTCGCACGGTGACGATGAAGTGTTCTCGCGCGAACAGTTCGTCGAGTGGTTCGACCTCGACCACATCACTGCCTCGGCCGCCCAGTTCAATACCGAAAAGCTGCTCTGGCTGAACCAGCACTACATGAAGCTGTTGCCGGCCGCCGAACTGGCTGCCAAGGTCCAGAGCCGCCTCGCTGCGCGTGGTGTTGATACGAGCGCCGGCCCCGATCTGGAAAAAGCCGTGGTTTTGTATGTCGACCGCTGCAATACGCTGAACGTGCTGGCCGATGCCGTCGAAGTGTTCTACAAGCCGGTCACGCCCAGCCCGGAACTGCTCGCCCAGCACCTGACCGACGAGATCAAGCCGGCCCTGGCCGATTTCGCAACCGGGATCGCCGGCGTGGCCTGGGAAATTCCGGCCATTTCGGCGCTGATCAAGGAAACAATCGCCAAGCACGGCCTCAAGATGCCGAAGCTGGCAATGCCCTTGCGTGCCCTGCTGGTGGGTCAGACGCAGACGCCTTCGGTCGATGCCGTGGTCGAACTGGTCGGTCGCGAACGCGCTTTGGCCAACCTGCAAAAATATCTCTGA
- a CDS encoding ferredoxin--NADP reductase: MSSLATETILSVHHWNDTLFSFRTTRDPGLRFINGQFVMIGLEVNGRPLTRAYSIASANHEEHLEFFSIKVANGPLTSRLQHLQPGDPLIVSRKPTGTLVLRDLKPGKRLFMFATGTGLAPFMSLIHDPETYENFDKIILIHGVRWTNELAYHDYITEELVKHEFFGDWASDKLIYYPTVTRESFRNEGRLTDLIESGKLFADIGQPPLDPEFDRAMICGSPAMLNDTAAMLDARGFKISPHIGVAGDYVIERAFVEK, translated from the coding sequence ATGAGCTCACTCGCCACCGAGACGATACTTTCCGTTCATCACTGGAACGACACGCTGTTTTCCTTTCGCACCACGCGCGATCCCGGTTTGCGCTTCATCAACGGCCAGTTCGTGATGATCGGCCTTGAAGTTAACGGTCGGCCGCTGACCCGTGCCTACAGCATCGCCAGTGCCAATCACGAAGAGCATCTCGAGTTCTTCAGCATCAAGGTGGCGAACGGGCCGCTGACCTCGCGCCTGCAACATCTGCAGCCGGGCGATCCGCTGATCGTCAGTCGCAAGCCGACCGGCACGCTGGTGCTGCGCGATCTCAAACCGGGCAAGCGCCTGTTCATGTTCGCCACCGGCACCGGCCTGGCGCCGTTCATGAGCCTGATCCACGATCCGGAAACCTACGAGAATTTCGACAAGATCATCCTCATCCACGGCGTGCGCTGGACCAATGAACTGGCCTATCACGACTACATCACCGAAGAGTTGGTCAAGCACGAGTTCTTCGGCGACTGGGCGAGCGACAAGCTGATCTATTACCCGACCGTGACGCGCGAATCCTTCCGCAATGAAGGTCGACTCACGGATCTGATCGAAAGCGGCAAGCTGTTTGCTGATATCGGTCAGCCGCCGCTCGACCCGGAATTCGATCGCGCCATGATCTGTGGCAGCCCGGCCATGCTGAACGATACGGCGGCCATGCTCGATGCGCGCGGCTTCAAGATCTCGCCGCACATCGGCGTTGCCGGCGATTACGTGATCGAGCGCGCTTTCGTCGAGAAGTAA
- a CDS encoding LysR family transcriptional regulator, giving the protein MRITLRQLEIFTAIAASENVSRAAGQLAMSQSAASSALVELERQFDCPLFDRIGKSLRLNATGRGLLPQAREILARGADIESYLAGGTLGPLAVGATLTIGNYLATLIVAEHLRRHPASKVQLRVANTSAIIEQLLHFELDIGLIEGEASHPDLLLEAWLEDSLVVFCAPQHALASHGMATPAELAAQQWVVREHGSGTRALFDRVIGKALPDLRIQLELEHTEAIKRAVESGLGIGCLSRLSLREAFRRGSLVEIKTPFDLRRHFYFARHRQRHLSPATQSFIALCRETSGTAHDTDALTLPFIG; this is encoded by the coding sequence ATGCGTATCACGCTGCGCCAGCTCGAAATATTCACCGCCATTGCCGCCAGCGAAAACGTGTCGCGCGCCGCCGGGCAGCTCGCCATGTCGCAATCGGCGGCAAGCAGCGCCCTGGTCGAACTGGAGCGGCAATTCGACTGCCCGCTCTTCGACCGGATCGGCAAGTCGCTGCGCCTTAATGCGACCGGCCGCGGCCTGCTGCCACAAGCACGCGAAATCCTGGCGCGCGGCGCCGACATCGAGAGCTACCTGGCCGGCGGCACGCTCGGCCCGCTCGCCGTTGGCGCCACCCTGACCATAGGCAACTACCTGGCGACGCTGATCGTCGCCGAACATCTGCGCCGGCATCCCGCCTCGAAAGTTCAGCTGCGCGTTGCCAACACCAGCGCCATCATCGAACAGTTGCTGCATTTCGAACTCGACATCGGCCTGATCGAAGGCGAAGCCAGCCACCCCGATCTGCTGCTCGAAGCCTGGCTGGAGGACAGCCTGGTCGTCTTCTGCGCGCCGCAACATGCCCTGGCCAGTCACGGCATGGCGACGCCAGCCGAGCTTGCCGCGCAGCAATGGGTGGTGCGCGAGCACGGCTCCGGCACACGCGCCCTGTTCGACCGGGTGATCGGCAAGGCCCTGCCCGACCTGCGCATCCAGCTTGAACTGGAACACACCGAAGCGATCAAGCGCGCCGTCGAATCCGGTCTTGGCATTGGCTGCCTGTCACGCCTGTCGCTGCGCGAAGCCTTCCGGCGCGGCAGCCTGGTCGAGATCAAGACGCCCTTCGACCTGCGTCGCCATTTCTATTTCGCCCGGCATCGCCAACGCCACCTCAGCCCGGCGACGCAAAGCTTCATTGCACTGTGCCGCGAAACCAGCGGCACGGCGCACGACACCGATGCACTAACGCTGCCGTTTATCGGCTGA
- a CDS encoding MFS transporter encodes MNSSVSNAGRLPAGIWVLGGVSLLMDVSSEMIHSLLPLFMVTTLGASALMVGLIEGLAESTALIVKVFSGALSDYLGRRKGLALFGYALGALTKPLFALAPTAGVVLGARLLDRVGKGIRGAPRDALVADIAPAHLRGAAFGLRQSLDTVGAFLGPLLAVALMLLWANDFRAVFWVAVIPGLLAVALLFFGIHEPVATAGEKRHNPIRRENLRRLGPAYWWVVAVGAVFTLARFSEAFLVLRAEQGGIPLALVPLVMVAMNVIYAASAYPFGKLSDRMSHVRLLVYGLLVLVGADLVLAASSDWLVVLCGVALWGVHMGMTQGLLATMVAATAPADMRGTAFGFFNLLSGLAMLLASVLAGLLWDTGGASTTFLVGAVFCLLALLLLATRRMFSGKTASVGG; translated from the coding sequence ATGAATTCATCCGTCTCGAACGCGGGGCGTCTGCCGGCCGGTATCTGGGTGCTTGGCGGCGTCAGTCTGCTGATGGACGTCTCGTCGGAGATGATCCACAGCCTGTTGCCGCTGTTCATGGTCACCACGCTCGGCGCGAGTGCGCTGATGGTCGGCCTGATCGAAGGCCTGGCCGAGTCGACGGCGCTGATCGTCAAGGTGTTCTCCGGTGCGCTCAGCGACTATCTCGGCCGGCGCAAGGGGCTGGCGCTGTTCGGCTATGCGCTGGGAGCGCTGACCAAGCCGCTGTTCGCATTGGCACCGACGGCCGGGGTCGTGCTCGGCGCGCGCCTGCTTGACCGCGTCGGCAAGGGCATCCGCGGCGCGCCACGCGATGCGCTGGTCGCCGACATCGCGCCGGCGCATCTGCGTGGGGCAGCCTTTGGTCTGCGCCAGTCGCTCGATACGGTCGGCGCCTTTCTCGGGCCGCTGCTCGCCGTGGCCCTGATGCTGTTGTGGGCCAACGATTTCCGGGCGGTGTTCTGGGTGGCGGTGATTCCCGGTCTGCTCGCCGTGGCGCTGCTTTTCTTCGGTATTCATGAGCCGGTGGCAACGGCCGGGGAAAAGCGCCACAACCCGATCCGCCGGGAAAACCTGCGTCGCCTTGGCCCGGCCTACTGGTGGGTGGTGGCGGTTGGCGCGGTGTTCACGCTGGCTCGCTTCAGCGAGGCCTTTCTTGTGCTGCGCGCCGAACAGGGCGGCATTCCGCTCGCCCTGGTGCCGCTGGTCATGGTGGCAATGAACGTGATCTACGCCGCTTCCGCCTACCCCTTCGGCAAGCTGTCGGACCGCATGAGCCATGTCCGCCTGCTGGTCTATGGCCTGCTCGTGCTGGTTGGCGCTGATCTCGTGCTGGCGGCGAGCAGCGACTGGCTGGTGGTTCTGTGCGGCGTGGCGCTCTGGGGCGTGCACATGGGCATGACGCAGGGCCTGCTCGCGACCATGGTCGCGGCGACGGCACCGGCCGACATGCGCGGCACGGCCTTCGGTTTCTTCAATCTGCTGAGTGGTCTGGCCATGCTGCTCGCCAGTGTGCTGGCCGGCCTGCTCTGGGATACCGGTGGCGCTTCGACGACCTTCCTGGTGGGGGCCGTCTTCTGTCTGCTTGCCTTGCTGTTGTTGGCGACGCGCCGGATGTTCTCGGGAAAAACGGCCTCCGTGGGCGGTTGA
- a CDS encoding transglycosylase SLT domain-containing protein — translation MAPAHAETATEKASEKASDAGGSFRLISLLMPSLLSDTPPEPSLRIEDNALATYELRSAPQLPGTIDLTANPDNLWDRIRNGFSMIDLNDDLTLYYQQWYQNRPDALRRMVERSRPYMHYIVQELEARGMPTELALLPMVESSFNPMAYSRSNASGLWQFIPATGKRFNLEQNWWQDQRRDIVASTGAALDYLQTIYEMHGDWHLALASYNWGEGAVKRAIEKNNARGLPTDYANLNMPNETRHYVPKLQALKNIFGNPVLMVQLRLPEILNRPYFATIDTGRTMDVKTAARLANMPLEEFIALNPSHNRPVIKADTPLVIPTDKLETFRSNLERHSAPLTEWQAYTLKHGEKLNQVGSRFGIATPELLRINGLPTRARLGAGTTLLVPAGRGADDIGRLAATPSLPQIFEPEPESRSSSKGGKSAKGGKNKAEGKQASKGGKTDSRQAAGKRDSKQASSKPAGKTAKAGGDSKSASKSAKSGSDSKSASKGSGKAPKVAKSGNGKRG, via the coding sequence ATGGCACCGGCACACGCGGAAACGGCAACAGAAAAGGCGAGCGAAAAGGCAAGCGATGCGGGCGGCAGTTTCCGGCTGATTTCCCTGCTCATGCCCTCGCTGTTGTCCGATACGCCGCCCGAACCGTCGCTGCGCATCGAAGACAACGCGCTGGCCACCTACGAGTTGCGCAGCGCCCCGCAACTGCCCGGCACCATTGATCTGACCGCCAATCCGGACAACCTCTGGGACCGCATCCGCAACGGTTTCTCGATGATCGATCTCAATGACGATCTGACCCTCTATTACCAGCAGTGGTACCAGAACCGCCCGGACGCATTGCGCCGCATGGTCGAGCGCAGCCGTCCCTACATGCACTACATCGTGCAGGAACTCGAGGCGCGCGGCATGCCGACCGAGCTGGCGCTGCTGCCCATGGTCGAGAGTTCGTTCAACCCGATGGCCTATTCGCGCTCGAACGCGTCCGGCCTGTGGCAGTTCATCCCGGCCACCGGCAAGCGCTTCAACCTGGAACAGAACTGGTGGCAGGACCAGCGCCGCGACATCGTCGCCTCGACCGGCGCCGCGCTCGACTACCTGCAGACCATCTACGAAATGCACGGCGACTGGCATCTCGCGCTGGCCTCGTACAACTGGGGCGAAGGCGCCGTCAAACGGGCGATCGAGAAAAACAACGCGCGCGGCCTGCCGACCGACTACGCCAACCTCAACATGCCGAACGAAACGCGGCATTACGTCCCCAAGCTGCAGGCGCTCAAGAACATTTTCGGCAACCCGGTATTGATGGTGCAGTTGCGCCTGCCGGAAATCCTCAACCGTCCCTACTTCGCGACCATCGACACCGGCCGCACCATGGACGTCAAGACGGCGGCCCGCCTCGCCAACATGCCGCTCGAGGAATTCATCGCCCTCAACCCGTCGCACAACCGCCCGGTGATCAAGGCCGACACGCCGCTGGTGATCCCGACCGACAAGCTGGAAACCTTCCGCAGCAATCTCGAACGCCACTCGGCACCGCTCACCGAATGGCAGGCCTACACACTCAAGCATGGCGAAAAGCTGAACCAGGTCGGCTCGCGCTTCGGCATCGCCACGCCGGAACTGCTGCGCATCAACGGCCTGCCCACCCGCGCCCGGCTCGGCGCCGGCACAACCCTGCTCGTCCCGGCCGGACGTGGCGCCGACGACATCGGCCGCCTCGCCGCAACACCATCGCTGCCGCAGATTTTCGAGCCGGAACCGGAGAGCCGTTCAAGCAGCAAGGGCGGAAAATCAGCCAAGGGCGGCAAGAACAAGGCCGAGGGCAAGCAGGCAAGCAAGGGTGGCAAGACCGACAGCCGCCAGGCTGCCGGCAAGCGCGACAGCAAGCAGGCGAGCAGCAAGCCCGCAGGCAAGACAGCCAAGGCTGGCGGCGACAGCAAATCCGCCAGCAAGAGCGCCAAGAGCGGCAGCGACAGCAAGTCGGCCAGCAAAGGCAGCGGCAAAGCTCCCAAGGTCGCCAAATCGGGCAACGGCAAGCGCGGCTGA
- a CDS encoding ABC transporter ATP-binding protein has translation MSLLQVENLRLGFTAGKTTLPAVDGISFAISRGETFALLGESGCGKSATAQGIMRLLPAAGRLLGGAIRLDDEELLALPEAEMRRLRGRKMAMIFQEPATSLNPVLTVGRQIGEVLERHLDLRGAPATARMLELLRQVGIADPERRLGEYPFQLSGGMKQRVMIAIALAGEPELLIADEPTTALDVTVQAQILDLLAKIQAERGMGMLLITHDLGVVARMAQRIGVMYAGELVEVATREDFFSRPQHPYTQALFAALPEVARRGTQLTTIPGQVPALAAMPAGCRFAARCAEAMPVCREVSPPWREATPGHAVRCHWSGERAATQTVVSRPAVDAQNAAFLQVDRLQVHFPIRRGFLQRTVGHVRAVDGVSLAISPGRTLALVGESGCGKTTVGKALLQLIKPTAGSVRVGGAELVGLAGQRLRAARRHLQMVFQDPFASLNPRLRVGEIIAEGMAALGLAADAAARDAAVAALLAQVGLPAEAAGRYPHEFSGGQRQRIAIARALAVQPELLVCDEPTSALDVSVQAQILNLLKQLQEELGVAYLFITHNFAVVEYLAHDVAVMYLGRIVERGRAEEVLRTPRHPYTQALLSAVPVPRLEARPEIIRLPGETPSPANPPAGCHFHPRCPRAADICRERYPESSAQSVSHTVNCHFPG, from the coding sequence ATGAGTTTGTTGCAGGTAGAAAATCTCCGCCTCGGCTTCACCGCCGGCAAGACCACGCTGCCAGCGGTCGACGGCATTTCCTTTGCCATTTCCCGCGGCGAGACTTTTGCGCTGCTCGGCGAGTCGGGCTGCGGCAAGTCGGCCACCGCGCAGGGCATCATGCGCCTGCTGCCGGCGGCCGGACGCCTGCTTGGCGGCGCGATCCGGCTCGATGACGAAGAATTGCTCGCGCTGCCCGAGGCCGAAATGCGCCGCCTGCGCGGACGCAAGATGGCGATGATCTTCCAGGAACCGGCGACCAGCCTGAATCCGGTGCTCACCGTCGGCCGCCAGATCGGCGAAGTGCTCGAACGCCACCTTGACCTGCGCGGCGCACCCGCCACGGCGCGCATGCTCGAACTGCTGCGCCAGGTCGGCATTGCCGATCCCGAGCGGCGTCTCGGCGAATATCCCTTCCAGCTCTCGGGCGGCATGAAGCAGCGTGTGATGATCGCCATCGCGCTGGCCGGCGAGCCGGAACTGCTGATCGCCGACGAGCCGACCACGGCGCTCGACGTCACCGTGCAGGCGCAGATTCTCGATCTGCTGGCGAAAATCCAGGCCGAGCGCGGCATGGGCATGCTGCTGATCACGCACGACCTCGGCGTCGTCGCGCGCATGGCGCAGCGCATCGGCGTGATGTACGCCGGCGAGTTGGTCGAGGTGGCGACGCGCGAGGATTTCTTCAGCCGGCCGCAGCACCCCTACACGCAGGCGCTGTTCGCCGCCTTGCCCGAAGTGGCGCGGCGCGGCACGCAACTGACCACGATTCCCGGCCAGGTTCCGGCGCTGGCCGCGATGCCGGCCGGCTGCCGCTTTGCGGCGCGCTGCGCCGAGGCGATGCCGGTCTGTCGCGAAGTCTCGCCGCCCTGGCGCGAAGCGACGCCCGGGCATGCCGTGCGCTGTCACTGGTCGGGCGAACGGGCGGCGACGCAAACTGTTGTTAGCCGGCCAGCGGTCGACGCGCAAAATGCCGCATTTTTGCAGGTCGACCGTCTGCAGGTGCATTTCCCGATCCGGCGCGGCTTCCTGCAGCGTACGGTCGGTCACGTCCGGGCGGTCGACGGCGTTTCATTGGCCATTTCGCCGGGCCGTACGCTGGCTCTGGTCGGCGAGTCGGGCTGCGGCAAGACGACGGTCGGCAAGGCGCTGCTGCAATTGATCAAACCGACCGCCGGCAGCGTCCGCGTCGGCGGGGCGGAACTGGTCGGCCTGGCCGGCCAGCGTCTGCGCGCGGCACGCCGGCATCTGCAGATGGTCTTCCAGGATCCTTTCGCCTCGCTGAATCCGCGTCTGCGGGTCGGTGAAATCATTGCCGAAGGCATGGCGGCGCTTGGCCTGGCGGCGGATGCGGCGGCGCGTGACGCAGCGGTGGCCGCCTTGCTCGCTCAGGTCGGTTTGCCGGCCGAGGCGGCCGGGCGTTATCCGCACGAATTTTCCGGCGGCCAGCGCCAGCGCATCGCGATTGCCCGCGCCCTGGCCGTACAGCCGGAGCTGCTGGTCTGTGACGAGCCGACTTCGGCGCTCGACGTCTCGGTGCAGGCGCAGATTCTCAACCTGCTGAAGCAGTTGCAGGAAGAGTTGGGCGTAGCCTACCTGTTCATCACGCACAATTTTGCCGTGGTCGAATATCTGGCGCACGACGTCGCGGTGATGTATCTCGGGCGCATCGTCGAGCGCGGGCGGGCTGAAGAGGTGCTGCGCACGCCGCGCCATCCCTACACGCAGGCCCTGCTGTCGGCGGTGCCGGTGCCGCGCCTCGAAGCGCGTCCGGAAATCATCCGCCTGCCCGGCGAAACGCCGTCGCCGGCCAATCCGCCGGCCGGTTGCCATTTCCATCCGCGCTGTCCGCGCGCTGCCGACATCTGCCGCGAGCGTTATCCGGAAAGCAGTGCGCAATCAGTGAGCCATACGGTCAACTGTCATTTTCCGGGATAA